Proteins from a single region of Tachysurus vachellii isolate PV-2020 chromosome 15, HZAU_Pvac_v1, whole genome shotgun sequence:
- the rab6bb gene encoding RAB6B, member RAS oncogene family b, with translation MSVGNDFGNPLRKFKLVFLGEQSVGKTSLITRFMYDSFDNTYQATIGIDFLSKTMYLEDRTVRLQLWDTAGQERFRSLIPSYIRDSTVAVVVYDITNVNSFQLTSKWIDDVRTERGSDVIIMLVGNKIDLEEKRQISIEEGEQRAKELNVMFIETSAKSGSNVKQLFRRVAAALPGMENMDETNKEGMIDIKLDKAQEPPVSNSSCSC, from the exons ATGTCTGTGGGGAACGACTTTGGAAACCCTTTACGGAAatttaaacttgtttttttggGCGAACAGAGCg TCGGAAAAACGTCCCTGATCACACGCTTCATGTACGACAGCTTCGATAACACTTATCAG GCAACCATCGGGATCGACTTCTTATCCAAAACCATGTACCTGGAAGATCGGACG GTGAGGTTACAGCTGTGGGATACAGCAGGTCAGGAACGCTTCAGGAGCCTCATCCCCAGCTACATACGAGACTCTACTGTGGCCGTGGTGGTGTACGACATTAcaa ATGTGAATTCCTTCCAGTTGACCTCCAAGTGGATCGATGATGTCAGGACAGAaagaggaagtgatgtcatCATCATGCTGGTCGGCAACAAGATAGACTTGGAGGAGAAGAG gcaaaTCTCAATCGAGGAAGGTGAGCAGAGAGCTAAAGAGCTGAACGTGATGTTCATTGAGACGAGCGCAAAAAGTGGCAGCAATGTGAAACAG TTGTTTAGGCGAGTGGCTGCTGCTCTGCCTGGAATGGAGAATATGGATGAGACGAACAAGGAGGGCA TGATT